A segment of the Symmachiella macrocystis genome:
TGCAATGCGCGCTTGGTGAACAGGTCGTGCGTATACTTACCCCGCTTTTCGGCACGATTGCCGCGCAGCAATTTGATGCGATCGTTATTCCACAGGTAGTGCGGATAGTAAAAATGCGCCTGGTCCTGATCGAGGTGTCCGAACCAATCGTCGAAACCTTGATCGTTGGGTTTTCCTTCGGAACCGTGCACGCCAAGGCTCCACTTGCCGATGGCCGCGGTGCGATACCCGGCCGGTTTGAGGACTTCGGCCAATGTGACATCGTCGTCGTGTAAGAACGTGCCGTGCGGAATATTGTCACGAATCCGCGCATGCCCGTTGTGTACACCAGTCATCAAACAACACCGCGACGGCGCGCAGACCGTCGACCCGGCATAGGCCTGCAAAAACCGCGTCCCTTCGCGCGCCATGCCATCTAAGTGCGGCGTCTGGATTCGCTTTTGCCCGTAACACCCCAAGTCGCCGTAGCCGAGATCGTCGGCCATGATGAAAACGATATTCGGTTTCGCTGGCGGATCAGCGGCGGGAAGGTTAGTTGCCGCGCAGAAGAGGATGGCCAATACGAAAACGGTGGTGATGCGTGGGGGCATGGGAGATCACCTACTGGGAGTGTTTGTAAAACTAAAAAAGATCTCGCGCAGAGACGCGGAGGCGCAAAGAAGAAGAAAGGCAATGAACTGCGGTTTTTCTTGGCGGCTATGCGTTTTGGCGCACGGCTTTTTTGGATGAGGACGAAAACCTACAGCATAATAGATTTGGCGACAAAATGCGCGCTGGCTGTAACGTTTTCCTTTATACGTCCAGTTCATCCACCAAGCTGGCATCTTGCATGATCGCTTCGTAGCGGGGTGCAGGGTCTTTGCCGAGGAGTTGTTGGAAGGTTTTGTCGGCTTCCAAAGGGGCTTCGATGTCGACCCGCAATAGCGTGCGGGTTTTGGGATCGAGCGTGGTTTCTTGCAATTGCTTGGCGGTCATCTCGCCCAGACCTTTGAAGCGGCTGATGACCGGGTTGCGGTTTTCCGGCAGCGCGGCGAGGATCTCTTCCTTGTGCGGATCGTCAGCGGCGTAGAACGTCTGTTTGCCTGATTCGATTCTGTACAACGGAGGTTGTGCGATGAAGAGGTGTTCGCTGCGGATCAAATCTCGCATGTGGCGGAAGAAGAACGCCAATAGCAGCGTGCTGATGTGGTGACCGTCGCTGTCGGCGTCCATTAACAAAATCACGCGGTTGTAGCGGAGTTTGTGCAGGTCGAATTTGTCGCCGATCCCAGTGCCAAGCGTTTCGACGAGATCGTTGATGGCTTGGCTGTTCATGGCCTTGGCTGAGGAAATCGATTCGGTATTGAGTACCTTGCCCCTCAGCGGCAGGACGGCTTGCGTTTTGCTGTTTCGGCCCATAGCTGCGCTGCCGCCGGCCGAATCGCCTTCGACGATGAACAATTCGGATTCGCTCGGTTTGTTGGTGCGACAATCAAAAAGTTTGCCGGGCAGATTGGCGCGTTTGTTCGCGGGCGATTTACGACGGACATCGGAAGCGGCGTCGCGACTGGCCATCCGCGCGCGAGCGGACAGGACCATGCGGGCGACGACTTCTTCGGCGACGGTGGGATTGCTGTTGAGCCAGCTTTCCAGTGCCGGGCGAACGAGTCCCTCGGCCTGGGCGGTCATTTCAGGGTTATTGAGTTTTTCCTTCGTTTGCCCCTGAAACATGGGATCGGGATGGAAGACCGACAGGATGCCGACGCAGCCTTCGCGGATGTCGTCGGCGGTCAGTGAAATCCCCTTGGGTTTGATTTTGTGCACGTCCATATAATTGCGAACGGCTTTGACGATGCCGCTACGGAAGCCGCTTTCATGCGTCCCGCCGCCATGGGTGCGGATGCCGTTGACGTAGCTGCGGATCTGCTCATCAGTGCTCTGCGTCCATTTGAGGGCGACCTCAATGCGGCATTTTTTGTCGTCTTTTTCTGCTTGAAACTTCGCCTCGTGAATCGATTTCTTTTCGCCATCGACAATCAATTTGTCGACATAGGCCCCGATGCCGTCGGGATGAGAGAATTCGTGTTTTTCGCCCTTGGTCTCGTCATGAAAAACGATCTTCAATCCGGCGTGTAGATAGGAGATGTCCTCCAGATGTTGAAAGATCTCTGTGGAATTGAAGTGCACACGCTTAAAGATGTCGACATCTGGGCGGAAATAAATCGTCGTTCCGTGACCGCGAAATCGCTTGGTTTTTTTGACCGGAGTTGTCGGTTTGCCTCGCTTATAGCGTTGCACCCATTCGTGTCCGTCGCGATGAATCGTGGCGACCATTTCGCTGGCCAGAGCATTAACGACCGAGGAACCAACGCCATGCAGACCGCCGCTCCGCGCGTAGTTTTTGTCGGAAAACTTTCCGCCAGAGTGTAGCGTGGTGAGGATCAATTCCAGCGCGGGTTTTTTGGTTTTGGGATGTTTATCTACCGGAATCCCGCGGCCATTGTCCTGAATGGTGAGCGACTCACCATCTTTGTGCAGCGTGACGGTACAACGATCTGCTTCGCCGGCGAGGTATTCGTCGACCGCATTGTCAACGATTTCCCACAGCAGGTGATGCAAGCCGCGATTGTCGACGCCGCCAATGTACATCGAGGGACGGCGGCGGACCGCTTCGAGTCCTTCTAGGACCTCAATGTTCTTGGCTGTGTATTTCGATTTCGGTGTCGCGGTCGCCATAGTTTATTATGAAGAGAGTCTAAAGTAGGTCATGCTTTGCATGAATTGCGAGTTATTGGATGCAAACCTTGAGTAGTGAACTTCGTCAGACGGCTGCCTGAGCTACCAATGTGATTATTCAGTTTCTTCCATGGCTGTCCAATCGACGAGTTCGATATGAGGACGGATGATTTCGACGAAATCGGTGCGGTGGCTGGTTTTGACCCCTTTGCCCCCGCGGGAGGTGACGTTGTATTTCATTTGGCCAAACGTTAACAGCTTGTCATGTTCATTTTTTACCCGCAAGCAATCTCGGGCTGCGATCAGCTGCACGCCGCCGAGTACTTCGTCGTCGTCTTGGAGTTTGATGCCGCGAACCCCTTTGCCCGGGCCGCCGAGGATCGGAACTTCATCGATCGGGAAATGCAGAATGCGGGCGGACTTCGTTGCCAGAAACATTGTTTCCGCCTCAGTAGCCAACTCGACGAAGACGACTTTGTCCCCTTTGCTGAGTCGGCAAAACTTGCGACCGGCTTTCGTTGAAATTGCGCGAAATGTGCTGAGCGAAATCCGCATCACTTGGCCCCGCGCCGTGGCAACAAGCAGATACGGCGTGGGTGTGGCTTGGCCGCGTTTCTTTTTGTCTTCGGGAACAAATCGCACATCGGTGGACATGGCGGCAACGATTTTGGCGCCGTCCCCTAAGCGAAAGTGCTTGCCCAGCGGATCGCCGTAACCGGCCGAAGCGGGGATGCCATCAATCCGCATCGTATAGGCGACCCCTTCGGTCGAAAAGAAAATCATCTGATCCAACGTACTGCCGGGAACCACGTTTAGCACCGCGTCCCCTTCACGCACGCGCGTGCTTTCGACTTTCGCCATGCGACCGACCCGTTTGATCCAGCCATCTTGCGTAACGACGACGTTGGCGTTTTCGCGGACGATGTAGGCTTCGGGATCAAACTCGGCGATTTCGTCGGTCGATCCGATACTGGTCCGCCGCTTATCGGGGTACTTGTCAGCCAGTTCCTTCAATTCGTTTTTGACGACGCCCCATAGTCGTTTGTCGGATTTAAGAATCCGCTCGATACGACTCGCCTCGGCGCGTTTTTCGGCGAGTTCTTCGAGGATATTGTCAATCTCCAGCGTGGAGATTTTGTACAACTGCATGACGAGAATTGCGTCGGTTTGGATTTCATCCAACGGAAATACCCGCATCAATTTCTGGGCGGCATCCTGTTTACCTTGACTTTTGCGGATGATCTTCAGGGCTTTGTCGAGGCCTTTGAAGACGATTTCAAAACCTTCGAGGATGTGAATTCGTTTGCGGAGTTGCTCAAGCACATATTCGAAACGGCGACGGACGGTGGTGAAACGAAAGTCGAGAAAGTGCTGCAACATTTCAACAAGATTCAACCGCGCCGGCACCGTGAGGCCATGCCCGTCGGGGATGAGCGAGGTAGAATTGAAATTGAAATTTTGTTCCAGCGACGTGTGTTTGTAGAGATAGGCCATCACCGCTTCGGGATCGGCGCCCGGTTTAAGTTCCAGGACAATCCGCAATCCGTTGTCGTCGCTAGTTTCATCATTCACATCCAGCAACTGCGGCAGTTTGCGATTTTGCACCACCGAGCCGATCTCATTGACGAGGTTGCCCGACTCCACGCTGTACGGCATGGAATAAATCACCAACTGGTTGGAAAGGGTTTTGCGTCCTTGGCGGTCCGGCTTCCATTCCCCACGGACCTTGAGTGATCCTCGGCCTTCTTCATACACTTTGCGCATCGAACGACGATCGGTGATCAACCGGCCTCCCAGCGGAAAATCGGGGCCTTTGATGTATCTCAGTAGTTGGGCAACGGTGACGTTTGAGTGGTCGATCATGTAAATACAGGCGGACACGACCTCACCCAGGTTGTGCGGTGGGATATTGGTCATCATGCCCACGGCAATCCCGTGCGCGCCATTGACGAGCAGATTGGGATATCGCGCGGGGAGCACGACCGGTTCCTCAGTGACCGCGTCATAGGTCGGCCGCATGTCGACCGTTTGGTACCGCAATTCGCTCATCAACTCAGCAGCAATCGTGGTCAATCGCGCCTCGGTGTACCGCGAGGCGGCGGCGGGAAGTCCCATCATCGAGCCAAAGTTGCCCTGACCGTCAATGAGCGGCTTGCG
Coding sequences within it:
- a CDS encoding DNA gyrase/topoisomerase IV subunit B; translation: MATATPKSKYTAKNIEVLEGLEAVRRRPSMYIGGVDNRGLHHLLWEIVDNAVDEYLAGEADRCTVTLHKDGESLTIQDNGRGIPVDKHPKTKKPALELILTTLHSGGKFSDKNYARSGGLHGVGSSVVNALASEMVATIHRDGHEWVQRYKRGKPTTPVKKTKRFRGHGTTIYFRPDVDIFKRVHFNSTEIFQHLEDISYLHAGLKIVFHDETKGEKHEFSHPDGIGAYVDKLIVDGEKKSIHEAKFQAEKDDKKCRIEVALKWTQSTDEQIRSYVNGIRTHGGGTHESGFRSGIVKAVRNYMDVHKIKPKGISLTADDIREGCVGILSVFHPDPMFQGQTKEKLNNPEMTAQAEGLVRPALESWLNSNPTVAEEVVARMVLSARARMASRDAASDVRRKSPANKRANLPGKLFDCRTNKPSESELFIVEGDSAGGSAAMGRNSKTQAVLPLRGKVLNTESISSAKAMNSQAINDLVETLGTGIGDKFDLHKLRYNRVILLMDADSDGHHISTLLLAFFFRHMRDLIRSEHLFIAQPPLYRIESGKQTFYAADDPHKEEILAALPENRNPVISRFKGLGEMTAKQLQETTLDPKTRTLLRVDIEAPLEADKTFQQLLGKDPAPRYEAIMQDASLVDELDV
- a CDS encoding DNA gyrase/topoisomerase IV subunit A; protein product: MAPKRNPKRKQSKKAVAAKSKGGNSNGTNGSNGADRIEYVSISQETRRRYLNYAMSVITARALPDIRDGLKPVQRRILYVMFDGLRLTFDAKHRKCSKICGDTTGNFHPHGDVAVYEALCRMAQDFSLRKPLIDGQGNFGSMMGLPAAASRYTEARLTTIAAELMSELRYQTVDMRPTYDAVTEEPVVLPARYPNLLVNGAHGIAVGMMTNIPPHNLGEVVSACIYMIDHSNVTVAQLLRYIKGPDFPLGGRLITDRRSMRKVYEEGRGSLKVRGEWKPDRQGRKTLSNQLVIYSMPYSVESGNLVNEIGSVVQNRKLPQLLDVNDETSDDNGLRIVLELKPGADPEAVMAYLYKHTSLEQNFNFNSTSLIPDGHGLTVPARLNLVEMLQHFLDFRFTTVRRRFEYVLEQLRKRIHILEGFEIVFKGLDKALKIIRKSQGKQDAAQKLMRVFPLDEIQTDAILVMQLYKISTLEIDNILEELAEKRAEASRIERILKSDKRLWGVVKNELKELADKYPDKRRTSIGSTDEIAEFDPEAYIVRENANVVVTQDGWIKRVGRMAKVESTRVREGDAVLNVVPGSTLDQMIFFSTEGVAYTMRIDGIPASAGYGDPLGKHFRLGDGAKIVAAMSTDVRFVPEDKKKRGQATPTPYLLVATARGQVMRISLSTFRAISTKAGRKFCRLSKGDKVVFVELATEAETMFLATKSARILHFPIDEVPILGGPGKGVRGIKLQDDDEVLGGVQLIAARDCLRVKNEHDKLLTFGQMKYNVTSRGGKGVKTSHRTDFVEIIRPHIELVDWTAMEETE